GATTAAAAATGAGTTGTTAGTAGGTCTCTTGGTTTCCagaatagagaacagattggaggGGGACAAGCATGGTTGCAGGGGGGCCCATTAGGAGGCACCATAATATTTCAGGGGAGGATGGATGGAGGTCCGGACTGAGGTGGGGGCCAGGGTACAGAGAAAAGTGGAAGGATTTTTGATATCCTTGAGAGTTGGAAGACTGATTAGATGTGGATAGTGAAAGAAAGAGTCCAGGATGATGATCAGATTtgggcttaaaaaacaaaacaaaacaaaacaaaacaaaacaaaacaaaacaaaacagcaaggCAGTGGTGCCTTTACCAAGAACCCCGGAGGAGAAACAGTTTGTGGAAGTAAATGATGAGCTCAGTTTGGGATGTGTTCAGTGTGAGGTATAAATGAGTCAAACAAGTAGAGAGTTTGAGTAGGTGCTCCATATACATGGAGAGGTCAGGGAATCATTCACATGAACTCAATGCCAAATCAACTTTTTCTGAGAGGTTGGGCCTGAATTAGGTGGAGAATTGTCAACCATTCACCTTCTTCCATGTGGGGAAGGAAGAGTCACCAGTGTGGGCAAGCTTCATCTTTGTGTTCATTTTCTGCTCACATGGTTTCCCATTTAGCGATATGAGTGAACATCTGAAATGTTGGTATTCTTGAAATAAAACTTCTTTCCTTTGTGGATTCTGAAAAACACGATGAACAAACAACCCAGTGAGGACCATTAAGGGACTGAAGGGAAGAACTAATGCTCTAAAGTGGCAGTTGGTTCTGTGATGGTTTTCTTCTCCATCACCAGAGGCCTCATACATTCTGAGTGGTGGGATTTCTCATTCTACTGGTAAAGCACTGTTAAAGCTAACcactaaatgaaaaataagataacCCCCCTGAATATTAAATGTACCCTAATTGTGCTTTATTTTCTACAAAGTGAGGGTATTGAAGTACTATTATGTTTCAAACCTTGCCTTCCTCAACAGGCTCATGGCCATCCCAAATCACCAAACTgagtttttgtaaatatttctattttgaacCTACCAGCTTATTTATGTGAACCTGAttacaaacaaacacaaaaatgagcCCTGAGTTCAAAAGTATAAACTCAAACACAACCGATCACTTGGAAGAATCATGAACTTTTTGTTAGCATCTCCCAAAGAAGGAGGCAACCACACAAGAGAAAACAAACCATAAACCTGAATGTTAAATTATCATCAAGCACTCCATATACAAATTTATGATTGAATGTGGTTATATCCACATATATATCCAcgtatatatccatatatatacagTATGTGCTCTTAACAGGGACTGTTTAAATGAAGTCACTGAATATCCTGTCCATTCTACCTCCTAGGCATCTTGAATTCTTCCCCTCTACCCCCCATCTACACCCATCACCCCTGCTTTACTTTAGGCTATCATCATTTCTCTCTCGGGAATAAAGTTTCTGTAATCAGACTGAGCTGGGTAGACACTGGTTAGCAGAAAGATCCCTGTCCCACCGAGGTCTTGGTGACCTCAGCCTTGCCTTTCTACTTCTTTACGATTCTGATTCTCTTTTAAGACCCATGAAGACGAGTAttatggtctttttttaaaaaaatacatttatttattttatttatttatttttggctgctttggttcttcgttgctgtgcgcggctttctctagttgcagcaagcgggggctactctttgttgcggtgcgcgggcttctcattgcggtggcttctcttgttgcggagcacgggctctaaggcacgcgggctcagtagttgtggctcacgggcttagttgctccgtggcatgtgggatcttccccggccagggctcgaacccacgtcccctgcattggcaggtggattcttaaccactgcgccaccagggaagcccctatggtcATTTTTTAATACCTAAGACTCAGACAAAAGAACCACTGTGCCTACATGAAATAACTATAATACAGTTGTACTACTGTATAACTATGAGCTTCAAAAGTGAAAGGCTATTTTTTTGTGTCTATTTCAGTTGGGCATTGAAATCTTATAAAACTATTTGGTGCTGATGGGGGAAAATAAATGCCACAGTGCCAGGGTTTGGAGTACCTACCCATCTTTGCTCCCCTCTCATTATTTAGAGAACTTGTGGACAGAGGACAGACCCTAGGAAAACGCTAAAATGCCATCCTGCAATCTCCCTCTTAAGTTCCCTGCAAGGAGACCATGACCAGTGCTCTCACACTGCTCTCTCTGCCCCACAAAGGCATGTGCCCTTGGCTGCTTTATGCTCAGAATCTCCTTCTGTCTTCTCCTGGGCAAAACAACTCCTTGCCCTCAGGTATATGCACAATGAAAAGGATCAGATACATGAATTCATAGTATGATGTCTCATCTCCAAAGACGGAATCCTGCAGGAGTAGAATTTCAGCTACCTCGAGCAGAAGGGAGGGGAAACTTTGCAAACCCAGGGTCTCCCTAATACCTCTAATCACAAATTAGTGATGTGATCACCAATCTGTCCTTGTTTAACAGTGTTCCTATGACAATCTGTGGGTTGGACACAATTCTACTCCCCAGCCCCTTGCTTGTAACAAATGCACATTCTGTTTGGGGGGCAGAGAGTTTTCCCTCTGAATAAACTGTTTCTCCTAAAGAAATTGACTGAGTGGCATAGCTGATGAGTGGGAAAATGTAGCCTCTGCTCCCTGCAACACCATTTCCTAACTATGTAACCTCAgacaagccacttaacctctctgaggatCAACTTCCTAAACTCACATCGGGTAATAATACCTCCCCTTCATCTTTACAGTAGATTATTTTACAGAAtaagtaagataataaatgtgaagtTGGCCTTGAGATCTGTAAAATGTAAGGTTTTAGTACTGAAGGATGACAGCTTCCCTCACCCTGTCTGGTGATTTCAAACACATAATACAAGATCTTTTCATATTGTCGGCAACATGGAAGGAAACAGCTGTTGGTCCCAGCCAGTTTTAGAAACCTGCGTTTTCGCAAAAGGAAGAGTCAACTTTCATCACAGCAACATCGCTGGCACAGGATGGGTGCTGCCAGAAAGCGATGTAGAGATGGCCCAGCAGGTGTCAGcagagaaccaacttttggtaCTAAGCAGGCCTATTAGGGATGAGGCGAGGCAGGGGTCTGGGGAGCTGAAAGGGGGCTGGCAGGATTCTGCTGTTACGTCCAGAGCTGTCCCAATTCTGGAGGGGGGCCGGTGGGCAGATTTGGAATCACTGAGACGGGGGCAACCCTCCGGCTCGATCTACCTTGGATTGAGGATATCCCTTCAGAGGATTCCTTCCTGTTCCCGCCTCTTAGTCTGGGTCTGAATCCCTCTCCTGTTCTTAGAACCTGTGCTCTAACTTGGGGAACTTGTCTCAAAGGAAAGGAAGGCTTTGTTTGTTTAGATAAATATTGTTTGGGGAgtgcctttcttctctctctgtcaaCACCAGAGTTGTTTGGAATATATGATTTTCACCTACACCTGCTTCTCCTACCTTAACGTTCAACTCACTCACTAGAAATAAAACCCCAGCTATTCAGATTCGATAACTCAGGCAACACATCCAGCTTCTACAAGGCAAGTGACTAATACGTGGAGAGGGAGTGAGAACTGGTTCCAGCGACCAAATAGAAACCTGTTGAATGAAGTACTAAATCTCTTCCATGTTAAAGACGGTCtctcatattttattcttatgaGGCCATGATTTCACTGCAAATATGTGTGAGTCTGTGTCACAATGTGCCATGTGGAAATGGGTTCTATGAGGCCTGAGGTCTTTCTTGGCTAGGTGTGGACAGGTGACTTGGAGAGACAGAGATATAGCTTTTTGCAACGGGAGCAAACCCCAAACCGCCTGTCCTGCCCTTCTCCCTAGTCTCTAAGATCCCCagtgatgggtgtgtgtgtgtgtgtgtgtgtgtgtgtgtgtgtgtgtgtgtgtacaggaagagggagagagaaggtacatgtatgtgaagtggtatatcctattaatggggaaaaagaaatatgtgagaAACTCTGTGAGGAGAAAGGGCAAATGGGATGagacccgtgtgtgtgtgtgtgtgtgtgtgtgtgtgtgtgtgtgtgtgtgtgtacaggaagagggagagagaaggtacatgtatgtgaagtggtatatcctattaatggggaaaaagaaatatgtgagaAACTCTGTGAGGAGAAAGGGCAAATGGGATGAGACCCGAAAAGCTGTCTGCAGCTCTGAAGCCACATCTGTTGGCAAGAGGTCAAGGGTAGGGCTATGGCCACATAAAGAGATGGCCACCTGTAAGTCTGCCTCACCTGggagatgagaaaaggaaaagcaataaatcAAGGGACGATGGACCTTGCAGTCCTACCACATTGTTCtccacccttccttccccctATCAAAGTCTAACTATCTTCAAAAAACTCAGGAACTATATTTACTTCTGGAATAACTAAAGTCTCCAGGAAAAGGGAGTTGTGGCCAACTTAGAATAAtccaaggtgtgtgtgtgtgtgtgtgtgtgtgtgtgtgtgttctctagAGTCCTAAACTCCAGTATCTAGCATCACAAGGAAGAGAAGGCCTGCACCGACCGCTAAATGTGAGCACTGGGCCCAGCAGTCTGTAAATCTTCAGCTGGCAGAATGACAGGCAGAATATACTCAGGTTCCTACATTGCTGCAAACCTCTCATATCCTGACAGCCAGGTAAGCTGTTTCCTTCTCGTTCTGACTgtgaatatttaattatttccgtctctttctttgtttgaaggaatatttgaaattaagggtgtgtgttggggggtgtaCCTTGTGCATTATTTTTTCCAGAGTCCAAAAGCAGAAAGCACATCTGGACAGGTTAAGCCCTTGAAGAGTTATGTTCTGTAATAAGCAAAGCTCAACATTCACTCTCCTTCAGCTTTTATGCTCATTTGGTGTGTATCTGTGTTCCCAAGCATTGGTGATTTAAGGATGGAGACTCAGAAGACAGGACAACCAAAGGGTAATGAGGCCCATCTCTCCCTTCAACGCATAAATCTCTGATTTAGAAGGGGAGGGTGTAAACATTAAAGACAGCCATCAGAATTGATCTGAAGCTATTATGGTATCTCCCCATCTAGCTCGCCCCCCCACCCAAAGCTGTTTAACCTTTCAGTGTAAACGACTACCTCTGTTGCTCTATTGCCAACTGTAATTTGCCGGGGCAGCTATGCAACCTCAGACAAAGTCGTCTTTTCGTCTGAGCTTCCTCAAAGGACGGTGCAGCCACATTTAAGCTCAAGTTAATTCGGCTTAGTCAGGCCCTCTTCACTCCTGCTGGAGCCCGTAATCCGCGGCTACCAGGCCCCCGGAGCCCTCGCCTCTGCCCCCAGCGcctccccccatctccccccATCTCCCCCCCTTCCCCGTCTCAATTGCTCTGGACCAGTTCATTTCGCCACAGCCCGGAGCCGCTCGGAAAGCAAAGATTAAAGGGGAAAGTCGCagctgtatatttatattttcattgctAGAAGGGAATTGATTTCCGCGCATTTATTTTGGTAGTTGTAATACACAAGGGCGGATTTGCGTCACCCGAGCAACTTGTCGGTGGAGATAAAGTTGCACAAATATTGAAAGGGGAAGTGCTAGGAGTCATTATAGAGTTTTTCTCCGGAAGAAATAAGGATTTCTGCAGTATCCTAAAATACTAAGGGCGCTTCTATTTTGAGACCAATCTTGCAGGCACATCCGCTCATTTAGTCCGAGTTTGAGCCCATCAAAAAACAGGAGATGACCTGAACTCCGGCGAGTCCAGGGTTTCCTGCTGCTTTCTTGGTtctgaggggtgggggtgggggggagtaaggaggaggaggggattcTGCGGACTCAAAAGAGGGAGAGGGGCCCGCAGAGCCGAAGCCCGGGCCTGGGAAGGAGtgtggaggggaggcaggaggtcgttccaaaagtttcctttttcGCGTTTCCCTCCGGGAGTTCCGGGTGGGTCTGGGTGGCGCTGATGCGGTTGCAATGAAGCCGAGAGTCTGGGAGAGCAGAAGGGCGAGCGGGGCAAGTTGCAATTTACAATCAAGCCGCGGGTTTTGCCGGGAGAAAGGAGCGGGAGGCGGGGCTAAGAGTCTGCGGGAGAAAACTCGCCCTCGGGCCTCGTTCTcacccttcctgcctcctgcccgGGGCCTTGAAATGCTGCAGAGGCGGGTAGTGGATGCCGCTGGAAACCCGGAGAGCCCGCGTTCCGCCCAGCCTGTACCAGGGTACTCCCGAGGGTCGCGTCTTATTTGCCGGCCGGCTGCCGGGGGTGAGGCCTAAATAGTAGCGCCTCTTTTCGAACTGTGAGTTTGTGCTTAGGCCGCGGTTTCAATGTTTGCAGCGGAATTGGAAGTGACaccaggaaagagaggaagagcgAGCTTAAGGCCACCCTTACCACACTCGCGCTAGTGTTTTTCCCCGAGGGCAGTGAAGTTATACTGAGGCCGCGCCCTCCCACAGGAGTCTCCCCAGAATCCTCCGCCTTTTCCTGCAAAGCCTGCACTGGAGCCTTTCAAGGAGGGTCCAGCACCTCGAGTGGCTTTATGCTTGTCTACCCCTTGGCCTCTGGCTAGAAACAGAAGGACTGGTCTTCCTGCGTTTCTCGCGCCCCAGGTGCCCTTCCCCTCAGCACATCACCCCCCTCTTTTCCATCTCTGGACATAACACCTCTGTCGGGGCTGAGGCTGCACGGAGCAGGGCAAGAAACCCCCTTagtaaaggagggagggagagacagagacagagctggtgtgtggggggcaggggggcggcgGTTGTTCTCAGTGCTGGCTGGTTACAAATGATTGATTAGTGATTGATACTTTCCAGGACAAAGTCAAAAGCTTAAAATGACAGCATCTGCAACCAGAGGCTAGAAACCAAATTCATTAGCCCAAATCCTGAACTCGAGATAGGCATGGCAAATTCAGTTGCCTTCCTGGGTTTCTTCGGTAAGACCTGTAAATactgaagtggaaaaaaaaaaagccacagaaacTTTATTGCAACTATATTGAAAGTCTGGGGAGGAAAACGCCACAGAAGATGATGTTCTGTTAGAAGATGCTTATTAGGACAATCGAAAACAAAAGatttctctgtttcattattattagtagtattttattttcttcctgaaaatggGCAAGAAGAGCTCATCTGGGTGGCCTGTGGTTTGtatgggagaggggtggggaaaTCCACTCTGACTATAATTTAAAAGAGAACGAATTCTTAAAATAGAGATGTTGGTGCTGCAGAAAACCCCGCACTACACCCACTATGCGCTCTGAAGACCCGAAGTCCAAAGTGAAGACGTCGGTCACCACTGCAGCTTCTCCTGCGACCAGGCCCAGGGGGTTCCCTGGAGAAATAGTCACAGCATTGAAAGTAGTATTTAACCCCAGGGAAATCTACTCTTGTGGGCCCTTGCAAAACAATGGACCCCACGTGATCGGGGATGTGGCGGAGAAGGGAGGGTGACATTTCCTACAAGGTGCAGCAAAGGAGGGGACGCGCGTGCCGCTCTCCCGGGCTTCGGGCGGCTGCTTGTTTTGTTGTCTCCGAGGCTCAGGTTGGCTGCGTCCAAGAGAGACGTTCGGAGACATCCAtcttattttgtttgaaaagttACTGGTTCAAGTTGTCAGTGTGTGACAGCTCGGAATACAGCTAATTTGCGACCGCCCGTCCTCTCTTCCCTGAGGATCTCCGAGGCAGGGAAGCGGACCCAGTGCCGCCGCATTCCCGCGCGAGAGGAGAGCAGGGCAGCGTGGGGGCGGGGACCCACGAAGGACGGAGCTTTGTAGAAGACACCGCCTCTCGGGATAAAAGCCGACTGGAGACAAATCTGGCCCAAGTGATGTAAACAGGAGGGAAACCTAGGGCGCCGCCAGCGTTCCAGAAGGCGGGCCTTGCACCCGCGATAATCTGCGGGAGCACCAGCTTCCCTAGGCGAGAGCTCCAGGAGCGCTGTGACCAACTCTCCACGCCTGGTCCCGGTTCGGAGCTGCAGAAGTTAGTGGGAGTTAGAACTCCCTGGAGCCGCGGTTCGAGGTCCCCTACCCTTTGGAGAAGGACGCGCCCGACCAAGCACAGCCCACGCGGCAGCAGCAAACAGATTGGCGTGGCCGGGGCGTGGCCGAAGGGGCGGGCCACGCCCTCTTTCCCAGTTCCCCTCCACTTTCCGCTCCCATTGGTCACCAGGATGGCCAATGAGCGCTTGGATCGAGGTCCTACCCTGGGTCTGACTCGAAAGCTCCTGCCAAAACTTTGGGAGTTTTTagagagaagtttttttttttttcttcttattacttttttttttctttttaaactaacggactattattgttattgttttaaatttagctGTTAAGGCTTAGCTGTTTGGGTGTTTCTTTCGGTGCCCGGCTCCTGTCTCCCCGGCTTCCCTGGCGTTTGTGGAGCCGCGGCCCCCGCCCGCCTAGCCGCTCCAGCGCCCCTCGCTCGCCTACAGCCCGCGGGGAGCGCGGGCGCCGCGCCGCCTTTAAAGTGAGGCCAGGGGCCGAGGCCGTGAGCGGCCGGGATCCGGCCCTCGCCTCCTCCCTCCGTGGCGCTAGGGCTCCCTGGCCTCCCCTCAGTTCGGACGGAGAAGAGTAAGCGGATCGTCCCCGGCTGGGCTGTGCCGCCTCCTCCTGGACTTagcgcgccccgccccgcgcccctaCCCACCCACCGGGCCCGGCCAGGCCGCGGCGGCAGCTCCGTGCACCCCGCCAGAATGTTCGCCGCCGGGCTGGCTCCCTTCTACGCGTCCAACTTCAGCCTCTGGTCGGCCGCCTACTGTTCCTCCGCCGGCCCGGGCggctgctccttccccctggacCCCGCCGCCGTCAAGAAACCCTCCTTCTGCATCGCGGACATCCTGCACGCCGGCGTTGGGGAGACGGGGGCGGCTCCGGAGGGTCTGGCGGGGGCCTCGGCCGCTGCCCTCACCGCACACTTGGGATCGGCTCACCCGCACGCCTCTTTCCAAGCTGCCACCAGATCCCCGCTTCGACCCACCCCGGTGGTGGCGCCCTCCGAAGTCCCGGCTGGCTTCCCTCCGCGGCTGTCCCCGCTCTCAGCCgcctaccaccaccatcacccacaACAGCCACCGCAGCAGCAGccaccgcagcagcagcagcctccgCCTCCACCCCGGGCTGGAGGCTTGCAGCCCCCGGCCTCCGGGTCGCGGCTGGTCCCGAATACCCACCATAGCGCTTCCGCCCCGGCCCCCTCCAGCAAGGACCTCAAATTTGGAATTGACCGCATTTTGTCTGCAGAATTTGACCCAAAAGTCAAGGAAGGCAACACACTGAGAGGTAGGTCTTGGGCGAGAGGCTGCAGGCCTCTGACCAGGGCGCTGACGCACTCCCCGATTCCTGGGCCATTTGGGATTCCTTTGAGTGTTTTTACAATTAAGGACAAATCGGtaaaatgagggagaagaaaatgagttGTAAGGAGACTGTGGAACATTAGGTTTAAAACTCACCTgctctacattaaaaaaaaagagagagaaagaagaatccagagatgctttaaaaatacatgccACAGAATCAGTATTCATAAAAACGGTTGgtgtaaatatttgctaaaacgactatcatctctctgtctctgtaatCACGTATCTACAAAGAGAACTACATTATTCGGCAGGAAAAGCCCTTTTGGGGAACACTTTCCCGTCCATTGGTCTGATTTCTAGTGAAATTCCACCCGAGGAATATAGGTGAACAATACTGACTCTAAACTCCCAAGAGGAGAGAGCAGGGTGAGGGATCCTTTGGAGGGACAGTTTAGGTGTGTGGAATTCTTGGAAGGCACCTGGAAGTGACTTCGTTTAGGCCTCTTTACCTGAAGGCCTTCCTAGCTGTATGCGTGGACGTGGACCTGTGGGACACACAGGAACGTTTCGTGCAGTGCCCCTGGGCCACTGTCAGGAGAGAGGCGTCTCAGCGGCACGGAGACAGAGGTCTCTCACCACTTCCCTTCAGGAAAACGGAacggaggggtgggggaggagacgAACAAGTCCCAGGGCGTGTGAGTGTGGGTTTGCCGGAGGAGTAACGGCTCTTCTTTTCCCTCGTCCCCAGATCTCACGTCGCTGCTAACCGGCGGCCGGCCGGCGGGGATGCACCTCCCCGCTCTGCAGCCCTCCACCGGCCAGTTCTTCGCGTCTCTAGATCCCATGAACGAGGCTTCTGCCATCCTGAGTCCCTTAAGCTCGAACCCGAGAAATTCAGTTCAGCATCAGTTTCAAGACACCTTTCCAGGTACGGAAACCCTCCTGAGCGACGGCCTAACGGGCAGGTCGACTGCCAAAACACTCAGGACTGGAGTATCACGTGGCCACCGAGGTGTAGCAATCCCGGAGTTGTTGCGGGAGGCTACCACGTCCGGAGAGAAACCGAAAGATTTCTCAGTGAGCTAGCTCACTCTTCGGTCGTCTCCCGGGGTTATGGGGTGGGGAGCGTGGGGAGGGAAGAAAGTGTGCGCGAGCGGGTGGGCTGGGGGGTTTTCCATAGTCTTTTTGCCCGAGAGGGTGCTTTGAAAATGCAGCAAGTGGTGGTGTTATTAACATACACTCATTTTGGAATGACCTCAAACATTTGCCAGAAGGTTCTGTCTGCACGGATGGGCATGGATGCgagtacacgcacacacacacacacacacacacacacacacacacacagtggagaaTCGAGGCTGTCATCTTTAGATCCTTTAGGCCGAGGCGCATTTTCGCCTGGTCTTAGCATGCCTGATGGCCATGCATTCGATTGACGTCTTTACTTTGGAATTAATCGGTGAAACGCTGGGCTTCTCCATTCCACACTCGCGTTAGGCCTTCCGCCTATGGTCTTAAGAGCCGTACATTTCCTCCTTAGAGAGGCCATTCTGTGTCTGCGTGAAGGGCTTTCAGAGCCGACTGTTAACATAAAACAAGTTTAAGCATCACGGTGCGCCCCAGGCGCGCAGGCTGCGGACAGGGCACTAACTGggtcttcctgtctctctcttgcTCCGGCATGGTGGCAGGTCCCTACGCTGTGCTCACGAAGGACACCATGCCGCAGACGTACAAGAGAAAGCGCTCGTGGTCGCGGGCGGTCTTCTCCAACCTGCAGAGGAAAGGTCTGGAGAAAAGGTTTGAGATTCAGAAGTATGTGACCAAGCCAGACCGAAAGCAGCTGGCCGCGATGCTGGGTCTCACCGACGCCCAGGTAAGCCAGCTCTGGCCCCAACGCACAACCCCCTGGACGGGCAGCAGCTCGCGGCCTAGCCCCGAGGCCCACTCCGCCGGCTGACTCTCCTTTTGCAGTGGAAACACTAGGTCTCGAATTTCGGGAGACTAGGTGGACTTCTCAATTTGagacaggagagaggaagggggtgggggagaaggacaGAAAGAATAGCCCATCCCCAAAGAGGTTTGTCAACAAGTGCTGCGTGTTTATTTTGGCCAACAAGCGAAAGCATGTTGCCGAGAGAGCAAATAGGCAGCAGGAGATAATAATTATATACTCGACTGTAGCACAATTTGTTGTAGGAGGCAGTTTATTTCAGAAGAGATAAAAATCCAAAGTCAAGagattgttgtgtttttttttttccccctcctgtcctccctccctcctcctcctcctgctgctgctggatTGTGAAATCCCCAGTTGTGAGGAAGTGAAAACATTATTTCAAACGGAATTACTTAGCCCCAGTAGGGCAAGAAGTCCACTTGGAGTAGCCACAGTCAGTCCGATTTTCTAACGGCATAATGGGAGGGggaagtgaggaagagaaagaaaaag
This genomic interval from Physeter macrocephalus isolate SW-GA chromosome 4, ASM283717v5, whole genome shotgun sequence contains the following:
- the HLX gene encoding H2.0-like homeobox protein, with protein sequence MFAAGLAPFYASNFSLWSAAYCSSAGPGGCSFPLDPAAVKKPSFCIADILHAGVGETGAAPEGLAGASAAALTAHLGSAHPHASFQAATRSPLRPTPVVAPSEVPAGFPPRLSPLSAAYHHHHPQQPPQQQPPQQQQPPPPPRAGGLQPPASGSRLVPNTHHSASAPAPSSKDLKFGIDRILSAEFDPKVKEGNTLRDLTSLLTGGRPAGMHLPALQPSTGQFFASLDPMNEASAILSPLSSNPRNSVQHQFQDTFPGPYAVLTKDTMPQTYKRKRSWSRAVFSNLQRKGLEKRFEIQKYVTKPDRKQLAAMLGLTDAQVKVWFQNRRMKWRHSKEAQAQKDKDKEAGEKPSGGAPAGDGEQERSPSRSEGEAESESSDSESLDMAPSDTERTEGAERSLHPTTVIKASAAGALLAASSGGSGGSGGGGGGGGGGFNFGVLSSGSGGGAGSSGGHGSGSGASELLPALQPALGSAPKSPEPAPAPLGGL